From a single Anomaloglossus baeobatrachus isolate aAnoBae1 chromosome 4, aAnoBae1.hap1, whole genome shotgun sequence genomic region:
- the LOC142301598 gene encoding uncharacterized protein LOC142301598, which translates to MFIITVSNKMFSYIHSQMTAHQNELFLRDFIEKYRTLTCLWKIKSPEYSNKRIKQAAYADLITIYKNHFPNEPVDVNLIKKKIQGIRTVYKKELNKVEESRRSGAATADLYVPRLWYFDLLDFTRDQEIPRSSTSMLSIQESQNGAIGSESATQLDYATESTSQEQETPNSSQNPSVTSCEQTPATSRPLLRQLPRRMRRPTLLARGNELASICRSILEKHDRPPVSGFAHYVDDVCKILEKNQKLLAERIIAQVLHAAQENRLTSATVLKEDFLPENTSVVADVETLGESVALSPPRKVKSKRRQ; encoded by the exons atgtttattataacagtgtcaaataaaatgttctcatatattcattcccagatgacggctcatcaaaacgaattatttttgcgtgatttcattgaaaaatatcgcacattaacctgtctttggaaaattaaatcgcctgaatatagtaacaaacgcatcaaacaagcagcttatgcggatctgattactatctataaaaaccattttcctaatgagcctgtggatgtaaatcttatcaagaaaaaaatacaaggaatacgcactgtatataaaaaggaactcaataaagtcgaggagtcacgacgttcaggggcagcgactgccgatctttatgtcccacggctgtggtattttgatctacttgacttcacaagagatcaagagattccaaggtcatcaacaagtatgctttccattcaggagtcacaaaatggggcgattggcagcgagtctgcgacacaattg GATTATGCTACTGAAAGCACTTCTCAAGAGCAGGAAACTCCAAATAGCTCACAAAATCCATCTGTAACATCGTGTGAACAAACACCTGCCACATCAAGACCTTTGTTAAGGCAATTAccaaggagaatgagaagaccaacGTTATTGGCACGTGGAAACGAGTTGGCGTCTATTTGTCGGTCAATACTTGAGAAACATGACCGTCCACCTGTATCTGGATTTGCGCATTATgttgatgatgtttgcaaaataCTGGAAAAGAATCAAAAATTACTTGCAGAAAGAATCATCGCCCAAGTCCTACATGCGGCACAAGAAAATCGCCTTACATCTGCAACAGTATTAAAAGAAGATTTCTTGCCAGAAAATACATCTGTAGTTGCTGATGTGGAAACCCTTGGTGAATCTGTTGCATTGTCACCACCtcgaaaagttaaaagcaaaaggcgtcagtaa